The following are encoded together in the Nocardioides thalensis genome:
- a CDS encoding ABC transporter permease produces MSTTADGRRIAVRAGLRRGWLETKYSLTEVGDIFWMLVFPLGFTVTLLFMRGDTVPGTDLALGAMVLPSLIGMSIAFGGLAGPAMQITTDREDGTLLRAKATPDGMLGYLIGKIWFFGLTTLASMVLLAIPAATVIGDLRLDGRTALLLPIIFVVGMIATVPIGSALGSLFKSSAQSMLVMLASFLLIAVSGIFYPITALPTWLQWIGQAFPFYWLGLGTRSAMLPAGAEASEIGDSWRTAEMFGVLGVWAVVGLVVAPIVLRRMARRQTASAVQAARDKIMAKGF; encoded by the coding sequence ATGAGCACTACCGCCGACGGACGCAGGATCGCCGTACGGGCAGGTCTGCGCCGCGGGTGGCTGGAGACGAAGTACTCGCTGACCGAGGTCGGCGACATCTTCTGGATGCTCGTCTTCCCGCTGGGCTTCACGGTCACCCTGCTCTTCATGCGCGGTGACACGGTCCCGGGCACCGACCTGGCGCTCGGAGCGATGGTGCTGCCGAGCCTGATCGGGATGTCGATCGCGTTCGGTGGCCTGGCGGGGCCGGCGATGCAGATCACGACGGATCGAGAGGACGGCACCCTGCTGCGGGCCAAGGCGACGCCCGACGGGATGCTCGGCTACCTGATCGGCAAGATCTGGTTCTTCGGGCTGACCACGCTGGCCAGCATGGTGTTGCTCGCGATCCCCGCCGCGACGGTGATCGGCGACCTCCGTCTGGACGGCCGTACGGCGCTGCTGCTCCCGATCATCTTCGTCGTCGGCATGATCGCGACCGTCCCGATCGGGTCCGCCCTCGGCTCGCTCTTCAAGTCCAGCGCGCAGTCGATGCTGGTCATGCTGGCGTCGTTCCTGCTGATCGCGGTCTCCGGGATCTTCTACCCGATCACGGCGCTGCCGACCTGGCTGCAGTGGATCGGGCAGGCCTTCCCGTTCTACTGGCTCGGTCTCGGCACCCGGTCAGCCATGCTGCCCGCCGGCGCCGAGGCGTCGGAGATCGGCGACTCCTGGCGCACGGCCGAGATGTTCGGCGTGCTCGGCGTCTGGGCCGTGGTCGGTCTGGTCGTCGCGCCGATCGTGCTCCGCCGGATGGCCCGCCGCCAGACCGCGTCGGCCGTCCAGGCCGCGCGCGACAAGATCATGGCCAAGGGCTTCTGA
- a CDS encoding helix-turn-helix transcriptional regulator, which yields MANESDTVYNRIAMLRAERGISRRELADALGVHYQTVGYLERGEYSPSLHLALRIAEYFGVAVEVVFAIEPFKRLGD from the coding sequence GTGGCGAACGAGTCCGACACCGTCTACAACCGGATCGCGATGCTGCGCGCCGAGCGCGGCATCTCGCGCCGGGAGCTCGCCGACGCGCTCGGCGTCCACTACCAGACCGTGGGCTACCTCGAGCGCGGCGAGTACAGCCCGTCGCTGCACCTCGCGCTGCGGATCGCCGAGTACTTCGGTGTGGCCGTCGAGGTGGTCTTCGCGATCGAGCCGTTCAAGCGACTCGGCGACTGA